Within Helicobacter pylori NQ4053, the genomic segment AAGCCTTTTAAAACATTATCTTTATCCACAATGGGCAATTTTTCAATCTTATGCTTGTGCATCAAATCGCTCGCTTCATCTAAACTAATGCCCACATGAGCGGTAACTAAAGGCATTTTAGTCATCACATCGCCCACTTTTTTACTCAAATCCGTTTCAAAGCGCACGTCTCTGTTGGTTAAAATCCCAATCAACAACCCCTTATCATCTACCACAGGCACGCCTGAAATCTTATAATTGTCCGCTATAGCCTTAGCGTCCGCTAGCGTCCTGTGCGCTTGGATAAAAATAGGATCATTAATCACCCCACTCTCACTTTTTTTAACCTTAGCGATCTCTTTGACTTGCGTTTGAATATCCATGTTTTTATGCACGATGCCAATACCCCCAAGGCGTGCCATAGCGATAGCGGTTTTATGCTCTGTAACCGTATCCATAGCCGCGCTAATAAAAGGGATATTCAAACCAATGTTTTTAGTTAAGCGAGACTTTAAGCTCACATCTTTAGGTAAAACGCTGGATTTTCTAGGCACCATCAACACGTCTTCAAAAGTCAAAGCCCTTTGTAAAATTCTCATTTTCTATCCTTAATCTAATTTTAAATCCAATTCTTGCTCTAAAGCGTAAGAAACGTCTAAAAGGCTTTGTTCATCAAAAGCCTTAGCAATGAATTGCATCCCTATGGGCAAGCCTAAAGGATCTTTAGCGACCGGCAAGGAAAGAGCCGGCAAACCGCTCAAATTCGCCCCAATCGTGTAAATATCGCTCAAATACATTTCTAAAGGGCTTGCATGGTAATTGAATAAATGAGCGCTCGTAGGGGCTACAGGGGTGAAAATCAAATCCACTTCTTCAAAAATCTTGTTGTATTGCTCTTTAATTATCAAACGCATTTGCTGGGCTTTCAAATAATAAGCGTCATAATACCCACTGCTTAAGACAAAATTCCCTAACATGATGCGCCGTTTCACCTCATCGCCAAAACCTTCACTGCGGCTTTTGAGATACAATTCTTTCAAATCTTTAATATTTTGAGCCCTCCTCCCATAACGCACCCCATCAAATCTGGCCAGATTCGAGCTCGCTTCAGCCATGCTGATAATATAATAGATAGAGATTTGATAATGCGAATCTAGCATCTTTTTTTCCACAATCTCATGCCCCATTTCTTTCAAGGCTTTAAGGGTGTTTTCATAAGCGAGTTGCACTTCATTGCTCGCGTCTTTAATGTGATCCCTTAAGATAGCAATCTTAAAGCGTTTGTCTCTGTTAAGGTTTTTAAAGGTTTGCGTGGGTTTGAGATTCGCACTCGTGGAATCCTTGCTATCATACCCACTAATTGCGTCAAATAAAATAGAAGCGTCTTCTACATTTTGCGTGATAGGCCCGATTTGATCAAAACTAGAACAATACGCGATCAAACCATAACGGCTCACCCTCCCATAAGTGGGCTTTAACCCCACGCACCCGCAATAGCTCGCCGGTTGCCTGATAGATCCGCCCGTATCGCTCCCTAAAGCCGCCACCGCTAAGCCCCCAGCTACCGCTGCCGCACTCCCTCCGCTGCTCCCTCCAGGCACTCTGTTTTTATCTCGTGGGTTTTTAGTGATCCCATAACAACTAGACTCTGTGGTGCTTCCCATCGCAAACTCGTCCATGTTAGAAAGCCCAAACCCTGCCATGCTGTTTTGGTGCAAATTTTCCATCACGCTCGCATGATAAGGGGCGACATAGCCTTCTAAAATCTTACTGGAGCAAGTGATTTCCCACCCCTTAACGCTGATATTGTCTTTAATGAGAATTGGCACCCCCTTAGCGCTAGCGCCATTAAGGCTAGGGGCTTTAATGTAAGCGTTCAAATCTGAAGCTCTAACCTTAGCGTCAATTTCGTTTTTAAGGGTTTCTAATTCATCTTGGGATAAAGAAAGGGCTTGTTTTAAAGTGATCATGTTTTAGCCTTACAAAAAATTTAATGGTAGTTTAACATGCTTACATATAAAACGAGCTTATAAGAGCGTTTTTAAAAAGCGTTCAACTTGCTTATTCAAATCTTTTAAACTAGAGCTGTTGTCTATAACATAATCGCTCATGGCACGTTTTTGCTCTATATCCATTTGACAAGCTAAGCGTTGCAAAATTTCAGATTCTTTGAGTTTGTCTCGCTCTAAAAGGCGCTCAATTTGTAAAACCCTAGGTGCATAGATTAACACCACCTTACTCACAGGATAGCGTTTTTTACCCCCCACTTCAAAAAACAAAGGGATGTCTAAAAAATACGCTTGATGATTTTTTTCTAATTCATAAGCTTTTTTAAGCATGCGTTCACGGATTAAGGGGTGTAAAAAATCCTCTAGCCATTTTAGTTTATTAGGGTCTTTAAACACGATCGCGCCAAGTTTTTTCCTGTTAAGAATATCTTTTTCTAAAATCTCTGATCCAAAATGTTGGGCGATTTTAAACCGGTGCTCTTGCAATAATTGATGAGCGATCTTATCCGCATCTAAAATTTCATAGCCTTGCGATTCCAATATTTTAATGGTGGTGCTTTTACCGGTGCCTATCCCCCCTGTGAGAGCGATAGCGTTTTTTAAGATCATTTTAAGATTTGATATTGTCTTTAAAGACTTCTTGTAAATTTTTAGGCAAAGCGAATGCGGCCCTATGAATGTCTTCGTTATAGTATCTCACGCTTTTTAGCGCTTCTATTTTTGGCGTCATTAGATCTTTTAAGGGGTGGGTTTTAAAAGAAGCGTAAATATAACCCTTATTGCTCAAAATCCTTAAAGGCGCTACAAAAGGCATGGCAACAGCAAAAAAGTCGCCCAAGTTTTTAAGGGCGTTTTGCATGCTCACATGCTCTAATAACGGGTGTTTGGCTACCGAAATAAACACCCCATCTTCTTTAAGCATTCTTTTTAAACCATCCACTTTATGAATATCCGGCTCTTGCAAGCAGAGAATCAAATCGTATTTTTTAATGTCTAAATCTAAGAGTTGTTTAGCGTGCGTGAAATTCTTGTTGTTTTTCACTTCATGGAAATGGGGGAAAAAACTAATGAAGCTATCCAAAATCTTTTCATCCGCTTGCACAAAATCTATATGCGTGTCGTATTTAAAAAGCTGGTGGGCTAATTCCAAATCAAACCCATCCACAATCAAAACTTCTTTAAGCTCTTTCTTGGTGCAACCCCCCATATGAGCGAGCAACTCGCTTTCAATATGCAAAAAATTCTTGAATAATAATTGGCGGTTAAGCATTGCAATTTCACCAAAATCCTTAGATTTAAAAATCTCTAAGATATTATGCTCGCTTCTAACATCTAATAATTTCGCTTCTATGGTGTATTCTTTACGCAAATACGGCGTGATTTCTTGGGTGATCCACATAAACATTCCTTACTTTTTAACAATATCCATGCCTTTGAAACGCTAACATGCTACCCAAAAAAATCTAAATTGTCGTAATAAACGCCCTAACTTTGGCATTCTAAAAAAAGTTCCGTATCGCTCTTAAAGCGCTCTTTTTTAAAATCCAAATCAATACTGATGGCTTTATGCTGGCTGTCTAATTTATCGGTTGAATGCTTTTTTAACACCATTTGACACTTTGAAACCTCAATGGCGTCTAAAGCCTTATTCTCTATCGTATAAACATTATCGCTCTTTTTTTCTAACAAAAACGATTCATAAAAAGGCCTTAAACTCAAATCGCTGTCATTGGTGGTATAAACATACGAAGAAATCTTGCCCTTAAATTGCGCGATTTGCGTTTTAGTGTCATTAAAAGTGAAAGTTTGGATCTGGCGATCTTTATCATTTTGATCTTTTAAAAAACGCTTCAAGGCTTTGGATTTGATTTCTATCAACCATTGATCCCCTTCTTTACTCATGATAATATCCCCGTTTTTTAGGGGGTAGAAATTTTGTTGGGAATATTCAATGAGTTTTGGATTTTTGGCTTTTCTTTTCGGTTTGTAAAGGAACGGGTTTTTTGTATCGTTATTGGCAGTGTTGTTATGGGGATCACTTGGGTATAAGGGCGGGTTTTTTTCATTATTATCGCTTGGCTCATTCAATAAAATCACAGAAGTTTCAGGGTTAAAAGAATTGTCTTCATCTTTAGTCAGTTGAAAAAAAGCGTTTCTTTCCTCTATAGGCTGATACACCATGTTTTGTAAAAAAATCGTTTCGCTAAAGACTTCATAATCCGAATCCACATAGCTAGGGCGTTGAGAGCCGTCATTTTCTTGTTCTTGGGCTTTTTTTTGCAATTTAATAAACCTCTCTTGCGAGCAAGCTAAAAAGCATATTAAAATCATTATTACCACGCCTATTTTTTTGACTAAAAACAATACTAGACCCTTATTTAAGCTTTAAATAACTATAATATTGTAATCTAATTTTGATTAAATTGAAGCGATAAAAAAGATGAATACAAGCTATAAAACTTTAAAAACCATTGCGATTTTAGGCCAACCTAATGTGGGGAAAAGCTCGTTATTTAACCGCTTAGCTAGAGAAAGGATCGCTATCACTTCAGATTTTGCAGGCACTACACGAGACATTAATAAACGAAAAATCGCATTGAATGGCCATGAAGTGGAGCTATTAGACACAGGAGGCATGGCTAAAGACACTCTTTTGTCTAAAGAAATCAAAGCCCTTAATTTAAAAGCCGCTCAAATGAGCGATTTGATTTTGTATGTTGTGGATGGCAAGTCTATCCCTAGCGATGAAGATCTTAAGCTTTTTAGAGAAGTTTTTAAGATCAACCCTAACTGCTTTTTAGTGATCAATAAAATTGATAACGACAAAGAAAAAGAGCGAGCTTATGCGTTTTCTTCTTTTGGCATTCCCAAGAGTTTTAACATCTCCGTTTCGCACAATAGGGGCATTAGCGCATTAATTGATGCGGTATTGAACGCGCTGAATTTAAACCAAATCATGGAGCAAGATTTAGATGCGGATATTTTAGAAAGCTTAGAAACCCCTAATAACGCTTTAGAAGAAACTAAAGAAGAAGAGATCATTCAAGTAGGCATCATTGGGAGGGTGAATGTGGGCAAAAGCTCGCTCTTAAACGCGCTCACGAAAAAAGAAAGGAGCCTTGTTTCTAGCGTGGCTGGCACGACCATTGACCCCATAGATGAAACCATTCTAATAGGCGATCAAAAAATCTGCTTTGTGGATACCGCTGGCATCAGGCATAGGGGTAAAATTTTAGGCATTGAAAAATACGCGCTAGAACGCACGCAAAAAGCCTTAGAAAAATCCCACATCGCGCTTTTAGTTTTAGACGTGAGCGCTCCTTTTGTGGAATTGGACGAAAAGATCAGCTCTTTAGCGGATAAACACTCTTTAGGCATCATTCTTATTTTAAACAAATGGGACATCCGCTACGCCCCTTATGAAGAGATCATGGCAACCTTAAAAAGGAAATTCCGCTTTTTAGAATACGCCCCTGTGATCACAACCAGCTGCTTAAAAGCGCGCCATATAGATGAAATCAAGCATAAAATCATAGAAGTCTATGAGTGTTTTTCCAAACGCATTCCCACGAGTTTGCTCAATAGCGTGATTTCTCAAGCCACCCAAAAACACCCCTTGCCAAGCGATGGCGGGAAATTAGTGAAAGTGTATTACGCCACGCAATTTGCCACCAAACCCCCTCAAATCTCTCTTATCATGAATCGCCCTAAAGCCTTGCATTTCAGTTACAAACGCTATTTGATCAACACCTTAAGGAAAGAATTTAATTTTTTAGGCACGCCTTTAATCCTTAACGCTAAAGATAAAAAGAGCGTCCAACAAAATTAAATTTTTTATGCATTAAACCCCCTTAAAAAAGCGTTTTTGCTTGATTTATCTTTAGGATTTGATTATAATTACCGCTCAATCAGTCAGGCTAAGCACTAAATCGCTTGGTTTTAGCATCTATTAGAAAAGGGGTTATCCACATGAACAAAGCGGAATTTATTGATTTGGTTAAAGAAGCGGGTAAATACAACAGCAAAAGAGAAGCCGAAGAAGCGATCAGTGCCTTTACTCTAGCGGTACAAACAGCTTTAAGCAAGGGTGAAAGCGTGGAGTTGGTTGGTTTTGGTAAATTTGAAACCGCAGAGCAAAAAGGCAAAGAAGGTAAAGTGCCAGGAAGCGATAAAACTTATAAAACCGAAGACAAACGAGTACCTAAATTCAAACCCGGCAAAATCCTTAAACAAAAAGTTGAAGAAGGCAAGTAATTCTGATCCACTCAGCAAGGGGCTTATCAGTTGGTAAGTTTCTTGCTTGCTTAATAAAATGTCCTTGTAGCTCAGCTGGATAGAGCGTATGATTCCTAATCGTAAGGTCGTGGGTTCGAATCCCGCCAAGGACACCATTCGCACTATTTCTACTACCATAGGGATTTAAAATAGTCGTTGTTTGTGTTTTTGATGAAAAAGGTTGGTAATTAAAAGAACTTAAAAACTCTTTTTGAATCATTTTAAAAATTTAACCTTATCCTTAAAAAGCACTCAAAAAAATATTTTATTTTTCATCTTATTTAAAAAATATTCAAAGCATTTTTTACAATTAAAAAGCTTGCGAAAAGCAAGCGATAACCTCTATAAAAACGCTCTTTAAGGGGTTTTTAGTTGTGGGTTGTAGGGGAGGATTTTTCAAAATGCCCCCTATCCTATTAAGAAAATGGGTTTAAAAATCAAACTTAAAAAATGAGTTTTATCGTAAAATAAAACCTCAAAACGATACAATCAAGCCATTAAAATCCCTTTTTTAAAAAATTGAGTGATCCCTATTAAAAATTTTAGGAAAGCCAAAAACAAATCATAATCCCCTAGATCTTAAATTAAAACCCACTAGCCTTATAAGCTTAAATAAGAATATCCGCATGACAAATCCATTCAAAAATGATATAATAGACTTGATCAACTCATTTTAAGGAAATGCCCATGCGTTTGCACTCTGCCTTTTTTGGTATTAATTCGTTACTTGTCGCCACTCTTTTGATAAGCGGTTGCAGTCTCTTTAAAAAGCGTAACACTAACGCCCAGCTAATCCCCCCTTCAGCTAATGGCTTGCAAGCCCCCATTTATCCTCCAACCAATTTCACCCCCAGAAAGAGCATTCAGCCTCTCCCAAGCCCACGCTTTGAGAATAACAATCAGCCCATCATTAGCTCTAACCCCACTAACGCTATCCCTAACACCCCCATTCTCACGCCTAATAATGTCATTGAATTGAACGCAGTGGGCATGGGTGTGGCTCCAGAATCCACCATTTCGCCCTCTCAAGCTCTAGCTTTGGCCAAGCGGGCGGCTATTGTTGATGGCTACCGCCAATTGGGTGAAAAAATGTATGGTATTAGGGTGAACGCTCAAGACACCGTCAAAGACATGGTTTTACAAAATTCCGTGATTAAAACGAGAGTCAATGCTCTCATTCGTAACGCTGAAATCACTGAGACCATCTATAAAGACGGTTTGTGTCAAGTGAGCATGGAGCTTAAATTAGACGGCAGGATTTGGTATCGTATTTTGAGCGGAGCGAGAGGATGAACCATCTTACTCTATAATCATGCGGTATTTTAAAAACGCTTTTTTATTATTTTTCATGACGCTTTTTTTTGTCTCTTGCTCCAAGCACCCTTTTTCTAAGCAAACCCCCAAAACTAGGGAGCAAATCAGACAAGAAGAGGCCCGTAAAAAAAGAGAAGAGACTTTGAATGCCTTGCGCCAATTCAGGCTCATTTATATTAACACGCCGGTTTTTCGCTTTTATGATTACGGCACGATTAAAACCGATAAAGACCATAATATTGAAGTAACCCTTTACAAGCTCAGCCAAAGAGTGGGCGATATTTACATGACTAAACGGAACATTTGTTTTAGCCAAAAATGTTCGGCCAAATGGATTGCTGCAAGGGATTTGTTTGGCAAGGTGAGCTATGGGGATTTGTTTGATGACATTGTTTTAGGGAGGGATATTTTTAAAGGTTTAGGGAAACGCCACCTAACCCCTGAATACGTGATCCAAAGGTTTCAAAAAAGCGGGGAAATTATCCTTTATGAAAGAAAAAATGGCCTGATTTCTTTCCAAAACTTGACGCAAAAAATTGCTATTAGGATTGAACCCTATGAGCCTTCTTTGCAAGATTTAGAAGACAATGAAAACGCTGATAGCGAGCTCCAATGAAAAACTTTTCCCCACTTTATTACTTTAAAAAGCTCAAAAAACGCCATTTAATCGCTCTGAGCCTGCCCTTGCTTTCTTATGCCAATGGCTTTAAAATCCAAGAGCAAAGCTTGAATGGCACGGCTTTAGGCTCGGCGTATGTCGCTGGGGCTAGGGGCGCTGACGCTTCTTTTTACAACCCGGCTAACATGGGCTTTACTAACGATTGGGGCGAAAACAGAAGCGAATTTGAAATGACCACCACCGTGATTAACATTCCAGCCTTTAGCTTTAAAGTCCCTACGACCAATCAAGGCTTGTACTCGGTAACGAGTTTAGAAATTGATAAAAGCCAACAAAATATTTTAGGCATCATCAACACTATAGGGCTTGGCAATATCCTTAAAGCGCTTGGCAATACGGCCGCTACCAATGGCCTGCAACAAGCTATCAATCGTGTTCAAGGGCTTATGAATCTAACCAATCAAAAAGTCGTAACCCTTTCTTCAAAACCTGACACTCAGATCGTGAATGGCTGGACAGGCACGACTAATTTTGTTTTACCCAAATTCTTTTATAAAACGCGCACACATAACGGCTTCACTTTTGGGGGGAGTTTCACCGCTCCTAGCGGGTTAGGCATGAAATGGAATGGTAAGGGGGGGGAATTTTTGCATGATGTGTTTATCATGATGGTAGAGCTTGCCCCTAGCATGAGCTACACTATCAATAAACGCTTTTCAGTGGGTGTGGGCTTAAGGGGGCTTTATGCGACCGGGAGCTTTAATAACACCGTTTATGTGCCTTTAGAGGGCGCTTCGGTTTTGAGCGCGGAGCAAATCTTAAACTTACCCAACAACGTTTTTGCCGATCAAGTGCCAAGTAATATGATGACTTTATTAGGCAATATTGGCTATCAGCCGGCGCTCAATTGCCAAAAAGCCGGTGGGGATATGAGCGATCAGAGCTGTCAAGAGTTTTATAACGGCTTGAAAAAAATCATGGGCTATAGCGGCTTAATCAAAGCGAGCGCGAATCTTTATGGCACGACTCAAGTCGTGCAAAAATCTAACGGGCAAGGCATATCGGGGGGCTATAGAGTGGGTTCGAGTTTGCGTGTGTTTGATCATGGCATGTTTTCGGTGGTGTATAATTCTTCAGTTACCTTTAACATGAAAGGCGGTTTAGTGGCTATCACAGAGCTTGGCCCTTCTTTAGGGAGCGTTTTGACTAAAGGCAGCTTGAATATCAATGTTTCACTCCCCCAAACCCTAAGCCTAGCCTACGCCCACCAATTTTTTAAAGACCATTTAAGAATAGAGGGGGTGTTTGAGTGCACCTTTTGGAGTCAAGGGAATAAATTTTTAGTAACCCCTGATTTTGCGAACGCCACTTACAAGGGCTTAAGCGGGACGGTGGCTTCACTAGACTCTGAAACGCTTAAAAAAATGGTAGGCCTAGCGAATTTTAAAAGCGTGATGAACATGGGGGCTGGCTGGAGGGACACCAACACCTTTAGATTAGGGGTAACTTACATGGGCAAAAGCTTGCGTTTAATGGGTGCTATTGATTATGATCAAGCTCCAAGCCCCCAAGATGCGATAGGCATTCCGGATTCTAATGGCTATACCGTAGCTTTTGGGACTAAATACAATTTTAGGGGTTTTGATTTGGGCGTAGCGGGGAGTTTCACTTTTAAAAGCAACCGCTCCAGTTTGTATCAATCCCCAACCATTGGGCAATTGAGAATCTTTAGTGCCTCTTTGGGCTATCGCTGGTAAAACATGCCAAATCATCAAAACATGCTAGATAACCAAACGATTTTAATCACCGGTGGCACTGGGAGTTTTGGCAAACGCTTTGTGCGTAAAGTTTTAGACACCACCAACGCTAAAAAAATCATTGTTTATAGCCGAGACGAATTAAAACAAAGCGAAATGGCCATGGAATTTAACGATCCTAGGATGCGTTTTTTTATCGGCGATGTCAGGGATTTAGAACGCTTGAATTATGCTTTAGAGGGCGTGGATATTTGTATCCATGCAGCCGCGCTCAAGCATGTCCCTATCGCTGAATACAACCCCCTAGAATGCATTAAAACCAATATCATGGGAGCGAGCAATGTGATTAACGCATGCTTAAAAAATGAAATCAGCCAAGTCATCGCTCTAAGCACCGATAAGGCCGCTAACCCCATTAACCTCTACGGCGCAACCAAATTGTGCAGCGACAAGCTCTTTGTGAGCGCGAATAACTTTAAAGGCTCTTCTCAAACGCAATTTAGCGTGGTGCGTTATGGTAATGTGGTGGGGAGTCGTGGGAGCGTGGTGCCGTTTTTTAAAAAATTAGTCCAGAACAAAGCGAGTGAAATCCCTATCACCGATATCCGCATGACACGATTTTGGATCACCTTAGATGAGGGGGTTTCTTTTGTGCTTAAAAGCTTGAAAAGAATGCATGGGGGGGAAATTTTTGTGCCTAAAATCCCTAGCATGAAAATGACTGATCTCGCTAAAGCCCTAGCCCCCAATACCCCTACTAAAATCATAGGGATTCGCCCGGGCGAAAAACTCCATGAAGTGATGATCCCTAAAGATGAAAGCCATTTAGCCCTAGAATTTGAAGACTTTTTCATCATTCAGCCCACTATAAGCTTCCAAACGCCTAAAGATTACACGCTCACCAAACTCCACGAAAAAGGCCACAAAGTCGCCCCTGATTTTGAATACAGCAGCCATAATAACAGCAAATGGCTAGAGCCTGATGATTTATTGAAATTGCTATGAATTTTTTAGAAGATTTGTTTTACCCCTTAAGATTATTAGAAAACAAGCGCGTTTTATTGCTCGTGAGCGGCTCTATTGCGGCGTATAAATCCCTAGAATTAGTGCGCTTGTTGTTTAAAAGCGGGGCTAGCGTTCAAGTGGTGATGAGTGAGGGCGCAAAAAAATTTGTTACGCCCTTAAGCTTTGAAGCCTTGAGTCATCACAAGGTTTTGCATGATCATAATGAAAAATGGTATTATAACCACCAAAACGCATTGCACCATAACCACATCGCATGTGCTGCTAATGCTGATTTACTCATCTTTGCCCCCTTAAGCGCTAACAGCCTGTCTAAAATCGCTCACGCTTTAGCGGATAATATCATAAGCGCGACTTTTTTAGCTTGCACTTCCCCTAAAATCCTAGCCCCTAGCATGAACACTAACATGCTCAATTCCCCTATCACTCAAAGTAATTTAAAACGCTTGAAAGATTCCAACCACATTATTTTAGACACCCAAAACGCCCTTTTAGCATGCGACACTAAAGGCGATGGGGCGATGGCTGAGCCTTTAGAAATCCTTTTTAAAGCCGTTCAAACGCTTTTAAAAGACGCTTATTTTGAAAACAGAGAAGTCATAGTCATGGGCGGGGCGAGCGTGGAAAAGATTGACAGCGTTAGAGTTATTAGCAATCTTTCTAGCGGGATCCAAGCGAGCGCGTTAGCCCTAGCGTTATATTTTAAGGGAGCCAAAGTAACTTTGATTGCATCAAGCTTCCCCACTCCTTTGCCTAAAGAAATCACAAGCGTTTTAGTTAGCGACACCGCTTCTTATGAAAACGCCCTAAATAATGCCGCTAACAACTTGCAAAAACATGCCTTAAAACCCCTACTCTTCAATTTAGCCGCCATTAGCGATTATTTGCCTAAAACTTCTTTTAACCATAAGCTTAA encodes:
- the gatA gene encoding Asp-tRNA(Asn)/Glu-tRNA(Gln) amidotransferase subunit GatA, with translation MITLKQALSLSQDELETLKNEIDAKVRASDLNAYIKAPSLNGASAKGVPILIKDNISVKGWEITCSSKILEGYVAPYHASVMENLHQNSMAGFGLSNMDEFAMGSTTESSCYGITKNPRDKNRVPGGSSGGSAAAVAGGLAVAALGSDTGGSIRQPASYCGCVGLKPTYGRVSRYGLIAYCSSFDQIGPITQNVEDASILFDAISGYDSKDSTSANLKPTQTFKNLNRDKRFKIAILRDHIKDASNEVQLAYENTLKALKEMGHEIVEKKMLDSHYQISIYYIISMAEASSNLARFDGVRYGRRAQNIKDLKELYLKSRSEGFGDEVKRRIMLGNFVLSSGYYDAYYLKAQQMRLIIKEQYNKIFEEVDLIFTPVAPTSAHLFNYHASPLEMYLSDIYTIGANLSGLPALSLPVAKDPLGLPIGMQFIAKAFDEQSLLDVSYALEQELDLKLD
- the coaE gene encoding dephospho-CoA kinase (Dephospho-CoA kinase (CoaE) performs the final step in coenzyme A biosynthesis.), with translation MILKNAIALTGGIGTGKSTTIKILESQGYEILDADKIAHQLLQEHRFKIAQHFGSEILEKDILNRKKLGAIVFKDPNKLKWLEDFLHPLIRERMLKKAYELEKNHQAYFLDIPLFFEVGGKKRYPVSKVVLIYAPRVLQIERLLERDKLKESEILQRLACQMDIEQKRAMSDYVIDNSSSLKDLNKQVERFLKTLL
- a CDS encoding spermidine synthase, which encodes MWITQEITPYLRKEYTIEAKLLDVRSEHNILEIFKSKDFGEIAMLNRQLLFKNFLHIESELLAHMGGCTKKELKEVLIVDGFDLELAHQLFKYDTHIDFVQADEKILDSFISFFPHFHEVKNNKNFTHAKQLLDLDIKKYDLILCLQEPDIHKVDGLKRMLKEDGVFISVAKHPLLEHVSMQNALKNLGDFFAVAMPFVAPLRILSNKGYIYASFKTHPLKDLMTPKIEALKSVRYYNEDIHRAAFALPKNLQEVFKDNIKS
- the der gene encoding ribosome biogenesis GTPase Der, which gives rise to MNTSYKTLKTIAILGQPNVGKSSLFNRLARERIAITSDFAGTTRDINKRKIALNGHEVELLDTGGMAKDTLLSKEIKALNLKAAQMSDLILYVVDGKSIPSDEDLKLFREVFKINPNCFLVINKIDNDKEKERAYAFSSFGIPKSFNISVSHNRGISALIDAVLNALNLNQIMEQDLDADILESLETPNNALEETKEEEIIQVGIIGRVNVGKSSLLNALTKKERSLVSSVAGTTIDPIDETILIGDQKICFVDTAGIRHRGKILGIEKYALERTQKALEKSHIALLVLDVSAPFVELDEKISSLADKHSLGIILILNKWDIRYAPYEEIMATLKRKFRFLEYAPVITTSCLKARHIDEIKHKIIEVYECFSKRIPTSLLNSVISQATQKHPLPSDGGKLVKVYYATQFATKPPQISLIMNRPKALHFSYKRYLINTLRKEFNFLGTPLILNAKDKKSVQQN
- a CDS encoding HU family DNA-binding protein; translation: MNKAEFIDLVKEAGKYNSKREAEEAISAFTLAVQTALSKGESVELVGFGKFETAEQKGKEGKVPGSDKTYKTEDKRVPKFKPGKILKQKVEEGK
- a CDS encoding LPP20 family lipoprotein produces the protein MRLHSAFFGINSLLVATLLISGCSLFKKRNTNAQLIPPSANGLQAPIYPPTNFTPRKSIQPLPSPRFENNNQPIISSNPTNAIPNTPILTPNNVIELNAVGMGVAPESTISPSQALALAKRAAIVDGYRQLGEKMYGIRVNAQDTVKDMVLQNSVIKTRVNALIRNAEITETIYKDGLCQVSMELKLDGRIWYRILSGARG
- a CDS encoding OmpP1/FadL family transporter produces the protein MKNFSPLYYFKKLKKRHLIALSLPLLSYANGFKIQEQSLNGTALGSAYVAGARGADASFYNPANMGFTNDWGENRSEFEMTTTVINIPAFSFKVPTTNQGLYSVTSLEIDKSQQNILGIINTIGLGNILKALGNTAATNGLQQAINRVQGLMNLTNQKVVTLSSKPDTQIVNGWTGTTNFVLPKFFYKTRTHNGFTFGGSFTAPSGLGMKWNGKGGEFLHDVFIMMVELAPSMSYTINKRFSVGVGLRGLYATGSFNNTVYVPLEGASVLSAEQILNLPNNVFADQVPSNMMTLLGNIGYQPALNCQKAGGDMSDQSCQEFYNGLKKIMGYSGLIKASANLYGTTQVVQKSNGQGISGGYRVGSSLRVFDHGMFSVVYNSSVTFNMKGGLVAITELGPSLGSVLTKGSLNINVSLPQTLSLAYAHQFFKDHLRIEGVFECTFWSQGNKFLVTPDFANATYKGLSGTVASLDSETLKKMVGLANFKSVMNMGAGWRDTNTFRLGVTYMGKSLRLMGAIDYDQAPSPQDAIGIPDSNGYTVAFGTKYNFRGFDLGVAGSFTFKSNRSSLYQSPTIGQLRIFSASLGYRW
- the pseB gene encoding UDP-N-acetylglucosamine 4,6-dehydratase (inverting), encoding MLDNQTILITGGTGSFGKRFVRKVLDTTNAKKIIVYSRDELKQSEMAMEFNDPRMRFFIGDVRDLERLNYALEGVDICIHAAALKHVPIAEYNPLECIKTNIMGASNVINACLKNEISQVIALSTDKAANPINLYGATKLCSDKLFVSANNFKGSSQTQFSVVRYGNVVGSRGSVVPFFKKLVQNKASEIPITDIRMTRFWITLDEGVSFVLKSLKRMHGGEIFVPKIPSMKMTDLAKALAPNTPTKIIGIRPGEKLHEVMIPKDESHLALEFEDFFIIQPTISFQTPKDYTLTKLHEKGHKVAPDFEYSSHNNSKWLEPDDLLKLL
- the coaBC gene encoding bifunctional phosphopantothenoylcysteine decarboxylase/phosphopantothenate--cysteine ligase CoaBC; this translates as MNFLEDLFYPLRLLENKRVLLLVSGSIAAYKSLELVRLLFKSGASVQVVMSEGAKKFVTPLSFEALSHHKVLHDHNEKWYYNHQNALHHNHIACAANADLLIFAPLSANSLSKIAHALADNIISATFLACTSPKILAPSMNTNMLNSPITQSNLKRLKDSNHIILDTQNALLACDTKGDGAMAEPLEILFKAVQTLLKDAYFENREVIVMGGASVEKIDSVRVISNLSSGIQASALALALYFKGAKVTLIASSFPTPLPKEITSVLVSDTASYENALNNAANNLQKHALKPLLFNLAAISDYLPKTSFNHKLKKSELGETLNIECVQNKDLLASVNPNQFVKIGFKAEDDQQNAIKNAQNLLKPSQDNGKDCSVAALNLIKDSRPFGSLENELWLFSHHKTQKIPSMNKLEASFKILDFIKDNAL